The Exiguobacterium mexicanum nucleotide sequence TTCGGGAAGAACTATGTGCGTCGGTTCCAGTACACGAGCTTATTCGATGACATCTTCTATCATATCCTTGAACAGGCTGCGGACGCAGGGTTCATCGATCGCGCCGTCCTATTCGTAGACTCGACACACGTCAAAGCGAACGCAAACAAGCGGAAGCTCGTCAAGAAGACCGTCCGGCAAGAGGTGAAACACTATCAGGAACAACTCGATGCCGAGGTCGAGCGAGACCGCGAAGAAAGTGGAAAGAAGCCCTTAGGGCCAAAAAAGAATCAGGCGGAGGAGACGAAGGAAATCAAGGTCAGCACGACAGACCCTGAGAGTGGATATTACGTAAAAGGTGAGCGTGAGAAGCAGTTCGCTTACTCTGTCCATGCGGCGAGCGACGCCCATGGGTTCGTGCTCGGTGCTATCGTCACACCGGGTAACGTGCACGATAGTGTAGCGTTCCCCGATCTGCTCGACAAGGTCTCCGACCGCCTGATTCAACCGTTCGCCGCCGACTCCGCCTATAAAAATCCGGCCATTGCCAAGCTGCTGATTGACCGTGGGATCCTGCCGGTCTTCCCATACACTCGCCCGAAGGGTAAGAAGGGCGCCTTCAAGACCAAGGATTTCATCTACGACGAGCACCGTGACGTCTACATCTGCCCAAACAACGAGTTATTAACGTACAGTACGACGATGCGCGAGGGGAAACGCAAGTACGTCTCGAATCCCGCGGTTTGTGTGAACTGCCCGCTGCTCGAGCAGTGCACGAAGAGCCAGAAGCACCAGCGGATAATCGAGCGACACCTCTGGCAACCCTATATGGACGAGGTCGAAGACCTCCGCCACACGGAATTGAACCGCAACATCTATGACCGTCGTAAACAGACGGTCGAGCGCGTGTTCGCGGACGCAAAAGAGAAGCATGGCATGCGTTGGACCCGTTATCGGGGACTTGAAAAAGTTTCAATGCAGGCGATGCTTACTTTTGCTGCCCTCAATCTCAAGAAGATGGCGGGCTGGGCATGGAAGAACGCCCAGCCCGCCTGAAAAGGGGCGCGGGCAGAGCGCCTAAAGGCCCGAAAACGACAAAGTCACGTTTCAGTTCGCCTGAAACGTGACTTTGTCTACAATCTGAGCGGATTTCATTTTACTGAAATCCGCTTTATTTTATTCAGCTATTTTTAAATACCTACTAACTTAGTTGTTTTCTATTTGCTGATCCAAGTTTTGCTCGATGTATTCTTTGCCCCATTCGTACATGGAATCAAGAATTGGAATAAGGCTTCTTCCTTGTTCGGTAAGTGAGTACTCCACTTTCGGCGGAACCACAGGGTATACTTCCCGGTGGACAATCAAATGATCTTCAAGTTCACGCAATTGATTCACGAGCATCCGTTGCGTGATGCCTGGCATAAGACTTTTTAATTCCCCAAAACGTTTAGTTCCTTCTTTTCCTAAATGCCATAGCACTAGCATTTTCCACTTTCCTCCGATGATGGAAAGTGTCAGCTCTTTTTCACAATTAAAAACTTTCTCTCCTAAATTAGGCATCTATTTTCTTTCCTTCCTTGTTATATTTCTATCGTATACTTTTCGATACTATGTGATAAAAAAGTCAGTACTATAATTAATGTAACTTACTAATTGTACTAGATATAGAATGGTTAGTAAATTTTTTTAGCATTGGAATAATGTCTTTGCAATTGTGGGCGATAATGCAATAAAAACAGAAAAGAGGATAAAAAATGATACGAATCGGCATAGTGGGTACTAATTGGATTACAGAAAGATTGCTTGAAGCGGCAAAAGAGATTGAGAATTTTAAATTAGCAGCCGTTTATTCCCGAACGTTGGAAAGAGCAGAGGAATTTGCCAGTCAATAAGGAATAACTAAAATTTTTACTGACTTGGAAGAAATGGCAGTCAGCGATGAAATCGATGCGGTTTATATTGCCACACCCAACTCATTCCATGCTGACCAAGTCGTCTTGTTTTTTAAAAACTCCAAACATGTATTATGTGAAAAACCGATGGCTGCCAATGCAGCAGAAGCAGCGAAAATGATTCAAGAAGCGAAAGATCATAATGTGCTGCTTATGGAAGCGATGAAATCTACGTTGCTTCCAAACTTTAAGGCCATTCAAAATAATCTGCACAAAATCGGCCCTATCCGCAGATACTTTGCTAGCTATTGCCAGTACTCATCGCGTTATGATGCATACAAAAAAGGAACAGTATTAAATGTATTTAATCCAAATTTTGCGAACGGTTCATTGATGGATCTGGGCACCTACTGTTTATACCCGCTCATTTTACTGTTCGGCGAACCAAAAGAAATAAAGGCCACAGGTCTTATCCTGGATTGCGGTATAGATGGCGAAGGAAGTGTCCTATTGAAATATGATGACAAAGATGCGGTTATCATTTATTCAAAAATCACAAATTCCACTTTACCAAGCGAAATCCAAGGGGAAAAAGGAATTATGGTGATTGATAAAATACATTCAGCCGAAAAAGTGGACATTCATTACAACGATGGCACTGTTGAATCAGTGACAGTAGGACAACCTCAGCCCGCTATGTATTATGAAGTGAAAGAGTTTATCGATTTAATCAGCCAAAAGAAAACGGAGTCACTTGTTAATTCGTTTGAAAACTCCTATACCACCATGTGCGTAATGGATAAAGTCCGCCAAGAAATCGGCCTGTCCTATCCAAGTGATTCCAAGTAAACGGTCTTCAATTGATCAGGCCGTCGGAAGCGAATCAGAATTTTTTTCTTCTATATAATTGGAAGTATTCACTGGCTCTAAAATAAACTTTTCTAATACGTGAAGCACCCCTTCTTCATTGTTCGTAAAGGTCGTATAATCAGCCATAGCTTTCACTTCCTTTACGGCATTTCCCATTGCTATACCGAGACCGGCTGTCTCAATAAGTTCGATGTCATTATAGTTGTCACCAATACCGATTATTTCTGAACGGTCTATACCAAGTTTTTTCGCTAAGCATAATAGGGCACTACCTTTGTTTGCCTCGGGATGGGTGATTTCAAGGTAGTGTTTTTTTGATTTTGCGATGTGAGCATACTTGCCGAATAAGGTTTGCAATTCATTTTGTAAGTAATCGAGGACGATTGGTTCTTCGATAAAAAGTAGTTTTGTCACGCCTTTTTGGGCAAGCTTGATGAGATTGGGCTCTATCCGATAGGGCACTTTAACTGCTTCAGAATAAGCAATCAGCTTGTCATTTTCTACGGCACTGTAGAGAATATCATCTTGGTATATTTGTAGATGTAATTTTTTCTCACGAGAAATTTCGATTAACTTTTGTGCAATATCGGGAGGAACAGTGCGCTCATATATTACTTCTTTTTCATTAACATCCTTGATCAATGCACCTTGATAAGTGATGAGCGGTACATTTATACCCAACTGCAGGGCAATGAGTTTCGCAGAGGAAAACATGCGGCCCGTAGCAATCGTAACAATTGTCCCCGCTTCCACCGCTTTTTTAATAGCGGTTACTGTATTTGGTGAAATCATTAAATCGTCTGTGAGCAATGTCCCATCGAGATCGATCGCGACCAATTTATACATAGGCTCTCTCCTTACAATTATGTTTTATCTTTCATGGAAAAATGATTGAAACAGAAAAATTCAACTTAATCCTTCAAACAACAATACTCGCGCAGGTGAAGCCTCCGTACCTACTAATTTCAAAGGCGCGGCAACCATAAAGTATTGTCCTTGCTCCACTTCCTTCAATCTCAGGCCCTCTATGATGATGATGTCATTTGCAAATAAGGTTTTATGCGTCGGATGCCCTTCTTGGCTTCTTTCAATTCCAAGCGCATCTATTCCAACCCCGCGAATCCCTAACTCAGCAAGATAGCTTGCTCCATCTTTTGCCAGATAGACAAAATCAAAATTAAACTTTTCCTCAAACGAGTTTTTCGTTTTTAATAAAATAAAATCTCCTTTTTGAAGCTTGAATCCTTCTAAGTCCGTTTTTGAAATTCCGTTCTTTACTGCCGTCAAATCGAGAACTTGACAAGGCCCTACAAGACTGTCCAGCGAAAGCGATTCGAATGTCTCTCCATCCACATTCATATGAAGCGGCGCATCGATATGCGTTCCGGTGTGCACATCCAGATCCAGCCGCGTTTCCGTAACATAGCCGTTTGTCTGCTGATTGATTTTTGGCTGTTTTTCCGGTTTGTCCTTGTAAACGGTCATGCCTTCATAGATCGCCCCTGTTACATCATACATTTTCATGTAATCCAACCCTCCATTAGTAATATTGTCTTCAATGATACCTTCACCTTCGCATGCCATTTATACAGTTGTCCAATGAAAATACTTTGGTGCAAAAAAGTTCAAGCTTGATAAACAATTAGAAATAAGCTTGAGCTTAAAAAATCTTAAACTCAAGCTTATTCGTTGTTCTATTCTAAATTCGCATGTCTGCCATACATGACATCGGATTTGAGTCCCTTTTTATCCATGAATCTCAAAATCACCGCGTCATAAAACACAAGAAGCGACTGTTCAAACAATGATCCCATCGGTTGAATCGATTTGCCACTAGTGCCCTCCCCTTTTGCTTGTGCCGGTATTTCAATTCGAATATCCGCCAGTTTGCCTATTGTAGACTCAGGGTTTGTAGTAACAGCCACTATGGTTGCACCGATGCTTTTGGCTTTCTTCGTCATGGCTGCGAGGCTTTGGGTCTCCCCGGAACCAGAACCGACAATGAAAATATCATCGACTTCCAGGTTCGGTGTCACCGTTTCTCCAACCACATACGCATCCAGGCCTACGTGCATCATACGCATCACAAATGCCTTAGCCATAAAGCCGGATCGGCCCCCGCCTGCCACAAATATTTTCTTTGCACGCAGGATGCCGTCCACTGCCTTTTCGGCTTCCTCATCATCAATGAGAGCAGTGGTCCGCTTCAATTCAGCCAGTATTTCGTCTGTATAGCCCGCCGTGTTCATATTACGCCGTGACACTTTCTTTCATCATCTTTTGAATTTTTTCCGCTTCCGCGCCCTTGTTCTCTTTGCTTGTAATTCCACCGCCGACAATGATTAAATCCGGTTGTGCTTTAATGACTTCCGGCAATGTCTCCAGTTTGATGCCGCCTGCAATAGCAGTTTTGGCATTTTTTACGACGCTTTTGATTGTACGAAGATCTTCGAACGAATCTTTCCCTTCCGCTTGCAGATCGTAGCCTGTGTGGACACAGATATAATCCGCGCCAAGTTCATCAAGCTCTGCGGCCCGTGTTTTGATATCTTTTACGGCGATCATATCCACCAGGATTTTCTTACCTTGTTTTTTCGCTTCTTCAACTGCGCCCTTGATGGATGAGTCTTCTGCCTGAGCAAGAATCGTAACAATATCTGCTCCTGCAGCAGCAGCATTTGATACTTCATAAGCTGCAGCGTCCATAATTTTCACATCTGCAAGAACTTCCAGGTTAGGGAAAGCTGCTTTTATTTCTGCGACAGCTTTAAGACCTTCTTTATTGATGACTGGCGTCCCGATTTCAACGATGTCGATAAACGCCTCTACTTCTTTAACCACTTCGATTGCTTGTGGAATGTTTACTAAGTCTAAAGCTAATTGTAATTTCATGTGTCATTCTCCTTGTTGTCGTATTTTTGATTCTGACTTAGTGTAAAACCTACAAGCATTGTTGTGAAGTACGCACTTTAATTTCACATACTGACAAAAAGTATACTGTCGGCGGCTATCACAATGGTAATCTGTTTAATTTCATATATATGCATTTATTTCTTAATGTATCTGATTAACTTTATAGTTTTATTAAGACCGCTTTAAGATAATCCAATTACTTTTTCCTTTTCACTAAACACTCAACACGACTTATCCAGTTTGAAAATCAATTACTTGTTTCTTATCCGAATGAGCTATTGTAACTTTTTTGCAATGAATTACTTTCGATAATGGGATTTAACCTTTGTTATTTCTCCCTCAAAAAATCCTAAATTCCTTAACTTCTAAAAAATATTTCATGATAGAGATATTTTGTATATCAGATAAGTTTTTAAGAACCGGATCCCTGGTGAATTTCCTCCTCTTTCCCTTGCTACAGTATACTTTTTGTAAGTATATGTTTATAAAGTGCGTACTTACATAAAAAACTTTGAGTCATTATACTAAAACCTGTTGCGATTATCAGTCATGCCAGAGACACATGATTTTAAGAGTAGGAGGTTTTAACATATGCACACCGAGAATCTGCTTGAAGAATTTAATTTTCAAAATGATTTATTTGAATTTAAACAAGAACGGCCCCTGCAAAACATGACATTTGTCTTGTTCGGAGCAACAGGAGATTTAGCACAACGCAAGTTATTTCCTGCTCTGTACAATCTATACCTGGACGGGAAGTTACCCGAAACCATCTCGATCGTTGGTTTGGGGAGAAACTATTGTTCAGATGAAATATTTCAGTCTAAAGTGGAAAAAGCACTTTACGCATATTCCAGAAGGTCCATTCACGCTTCATCTTTGCCAGCTTTTTTAGAGAAATTTCGGTATTGCAGCTTTGATGCGACAGAAAAAGAGTCTTACTACAAACTGCGCGAACTTATTGAAAACAGGGAAAACGAGTTGGGTATTCCTCAAAATCGGCTGTTTTACTTGTCTGTGGCCCCCAGCTTAATTGATATTATCACGTCCCACCTTAGTAAAAGCGGAATCAGTCAAAACAACGGGTGGAAACGCCTCATTGTTGAAAAACCGTTTGGAAACAGCCTAAAAACAGCCAGAAAATTAAATGAGAATTTGAGCAACGTGTTCCGTGAAGAGGAGATCTACCGAATTGATCACTACCTAGGGAAACCTATGGTACAAAAACTAAGAACCTTGATCTTGGCGAATCCGATCTTG carries:
- a CDS encoding IS1182 family transposase, which codes for MIRKSTESETNRTQLEMVTLDELVPADHLVRKIEAVIDFEFIYPFVENLYSEDRGRPSVDPVVLIKMAFLQYLFGIRSMRQTIREIETNVAYRWFLGFGFTDKVPHFSTFGKNYVRRFQYTSLFDDIFYHILEQAADAGFIDRAVLFVDSTHVKANANKRKLVKKTVRQEVKHYQEQLDAEVERDREESGKKPLGPKKNQAEETKEIKVSTTDPESGYYVKGEREKQFAYSVHAASDAHGFVLGAIVTPGNVHDSVAFPDLLDKVSDRLIQPFAADSAYKNPAIAKLLIDRGILPVFPYTRPKGKKGAFKTKDFIYDEHRDVYICPNNELLTYSTTMREGKRKYVSNPAVCVNCPLLEQCTKSQKHQRIIERHLWQPYMDEVEDLRHTELNRNIYDRRKQTVERVFADAKEKHGMRWTRYRGLEKVSMQAMLTFAALNLKKMAGWAWKNAQPA
- a CDS encoding winged helix-turn-helix transcriptional regulator, yielding MPNLGEKVFNCEKELTLSIIGGKWKMLVLWHLGKEGTKRFGELKSLMPGITQRMLVNQLRELEDHLIVHREVYPVVPPKVEYSLTEQGRSLIPILDSMYEWGKEYIEQNLDQQIENN
- the hxlB gene encoding 6-phospho-3-hexuloisomerase, with product MNTAGYTDEILAELKRTTALIDDEEAEKAVDGILRAKKIFVAGGGRSGFMAKAFVMRMMHVGLDAYVVGETVTPNLEVDDIFIVGSGSGETQSLAAMTKKAKSIGATIVAVTTNPESTIGKLADIRIEIPAQAKGEGTSGKSIQPMGSLFEQSLLVFYDAVILRFMDKKGLKSDVMYGRHANLE
- a CDS encoding Cof-type HAD-IIB family hydrolase; amino-acid sequence: MYKLVAIDLDGTLLTDDLMISPNTVTAIKKAVEAGTIVTIATGRMFSSAKLIALQLGINVPLITYQGALIKDVNEKEVIYERTVPPDIAQKLIEISREKKLHLQIYQDDILYSAVENDKLIAYSEAVKVPYRIEPNLIKLAQKGVTKLLFIEEPIVLDYLQNELQTLFGKYAHIAKSKKHYLEITHPEANKGSALLCLAKKLGIDRSEIIGIGDNYNDIELIETAGLGIAMGNAVKEVKAMADYTTFTNNEEGVLHVLEKFILEPVNTSNYIEEKNSDSLPTA
- the hxlA gene encoding 3-hexulose-6-phosphate synthase; its protein translation is MKLQLALDLVNIPQAIEVVKEVEAFIDIVEIGTPVINKEGLKAVAEIKAAFPNLEVLADVKIMDAAAYEVSNAAAAGADIVTILAQAEDSSIKGAVEEAKKQGKKILVDMIAVKDIKTRAAELDELGADYICVHTGYDLQAEGKDSFEDLRTIKSVVKNAKTAIAGGIKLETLPEVIKAQPDLIIVGGGITSKENKGAEAEKIQKMMKESVTA
- a CDS encoding cyclase family protein, which produces MKMYDVTGAIYEGMTVYKDKPEKQPKINQQTNGYVTETRLDLDVHTGTHIDAPLHMNVDGETFESLSLDSLVGPCQVLDLTAVKNGISKTDLEGFKLQKGDFILLKTKNSFEEKFNFDFVYLAKDGASYLAELGIRGVGIDALGIERSQEGHPTHKTLFANDIIIIEGLRLKEVEQGQYFMVAAPLKLVGTEASPARVLLFEGLS